A genomic stretch from Chrysiogenes arsenatis DSM 11915 includes:
- a CDS encoding ATP-binding protein: MQQITLRLLLLLLISIAPLVTQAGQSLSQLRVAYEPDLVPQNFLSETTAQGFAVELLEAIAGWHNFELLYLPMTKREAIERMARQEIDIILSTPFSRIQSEMMEFTDPYYSASIGILARGRSAGDASVTELAESLVALQNMTVEYEFLKNIRRIRYQVAHSQRAALELFVAGRADYFIGNTTTARHYLEAHGLQHQYHFAHTYLMPVDYSFAVQKENYVLLNILNSGIRQLKSSGAHSDLHRKWFGYQEHVSSGMLLLILKIGFWVLVGFLVIVLLGARWNRQLKREVERKTRDLSHVNASLRDQITLTQNNSEFLKQIIDSSPRGIVTLDKASRITKINHRAMKILGLETPPLGRRYDEIPLLGELLAGKAEPVLVGTRASFLGEYKEWHGAAPRPYQLRYYVYPLYQFNQEINGLILTFEDVTEEFELRRKLFEQEKSRALIRVVAGIAHEIRNPLSSIKTFVELIPRKIHSEKFQREISTYVPREIVRINELIEGLINYARPRQITLERVEVKTLLEECAILFERSILNKGFQLTYTAPEALCILVDHHQIKQVIINFLINALDALEEKSHDGARALSIDLRAFTVGKRVCIQVADNGVGMNEEGKVKMLEPFFTTKPKGTGLGLPIADQLIRENNGELKIESQQGVGTVISVFFDLAAKE; encoded by the coding sequence ATGCAACAGATAACGCTACGACTTCTTCTGCTGCTTCTCATCAGCATCGCCCCGCTTGTAACACAGGCGGGGCAATCGCTTTCGCAACTGCGGGTGGCCTACGAGCCTGATCTGGTGCCGCAGAATTTCCTGTCGGAAACCACCGCGCAGGGTTTTGCGGTGGAACTCTTGGAAGCGATTGCCGGATGGCATAATTTTGAACTCCTCTACCTGCCAATGACCAAACGCGAAGCGATTGAACGGATGGCGCGTCAGGAGATCGATATCATTCTCAGTACACCGTTTTCCCGCATACAATCGGAGATGATGGAATTTACGGATCCCTACTACTCGGCGTCTATTGGTATTCTGGCGCGTGGGCGGAGTGCGGGCGATGCCAGCGTGACGGAACTGGCGGAGTCGTTGGTGGCCTTGCAGAATATGACCGTGGAGTATGAGTTTCTCAAAAATATCCGCCGTATTCGTTATCAGGTCGCGCATTCGCAACGGGCGGCGTTAGAGCTTTTTGTTGCGGGTCGTGCTGATTATTTCATCGGCAATACCACCACCGCACGCCACTATCTGGAAGCGCATGGACTCCAGCACCAGTACCATTTTGCGCACACCTACCTGATGCCGGTCGATTATTCTTTTGCGGTGCAGAAGGAAAACTACGTCCTGCTCAATATCCTGAACAGCGGCATTCGGCAGCTCAAAAGTTCCGGTGCTCACAGCGATCTGCATCGCAAATGGTTCGGGTATCAAGAGCATGTTTCGTCGGGGATGTTGCTGTTGATCCTGAAAATTGGCTTTTGGGTGCTGGTGGGTTTTCTGGTTATTGTGCTTTTGGGAGCACGTTGGAATCGGCAACTCAAGCGTGAAGTGGAACGCAAAACCCGCGATTTAAGCCATGTGAACGCATCGCTGCGCGACCAGATTACCCTGACGCAAAACAACAGTGAATTTCTCAAACAGATTATCGACAGCAGCCCGCGTGGCATTGTGACACTCGACAAGGCGAGCCGCATCACCAAAATCAACCATCGTGCCATGAAGATTCTGGGATTGGAAACACCGCCGCTTGGCCGACGCTACGACGAAATCCCTTTGCTTGGCGAACTTTTGGCAGGGAAAGCCGAACCGGTGCTTGTCGGTACGCGTGCCAGCTTTCTTGGTGAGTACAAAGAGTGGCACGGCGCGGCGCCGCGTCCGTATCAACTGCGCTACTACGTCTACCCGCTCTACCAGTTCAATCAGGAAATCAACGGGCTGATTCTGACGTTTGAAGATGTGACGGAAGAATTTGAATTGCGCCGCAAACTGTTTGAACAGGAAAAAAGCCGCGCGTTGATTCGTGTCGTGGCAGGCATTGCCCACGAAATCCGCAATCCGCTCAGTTCTATAAAAACCTTTGTTGAGTTGATTCCACGTAAAATTCACAGCGAAAAATTTCAGCGCGAAATCTCCACCTACGTGCCACGCGAAATCGTCCGCATTAACGAGCTAATTGAAGGGTTGATCAACTACGCTCGTCCGCGCCAGATAACCTTGGAGCGGGTGGAGGTCAAAACACTGCTCGAAGAGTGTGCCATTTTGTTTGAGCGCAGTATTCTGAATAAAGGGTTTCAGCTTACCTACACTGCGCCGGAAGCGCTGTGTATCCTTGTCGATCACCACCAGATTAAACAGGTGATCATTAATTTTCTGATCAACGCCCTTGATGCGCTAGAAGAAAAAAGCCATGATGGCGCCAGAGCCCTCTCCATTGATCTGCGGGCGTTTACCGTGGGAAAACGCGTCTGTATTCAGGTCGCTGATAATGGGGTCGGTATGAACGAAGAAGGGAAAGTGAAAATGCTGGAACCCTTTTTTACCACGAAGCCGAAAGGAACGGGGCTTGGCCTGCCGATTGCCGATCAGTTAATTCGTGAAAATAACGGTGAACTGAAAATAGAAAGTCAACAAGGGGTTGGCACGGTAATTTCGGTCTTTTTTGATCTGGCCGCGAAGGAATAA
- a CDS encoding class I SAM-dependent methyltransferase → MTTAPTFLCPLCHDDASKSLVYQTRKKRRYWQCSSCELIFVDPSSLPTLDVERSVYQHHENSPSHAGYVAFLQRIIAPALAYLHADMRGLDFGCGPGPTLSILLEREGIACANYDPLFFPDKPNGVYDFIFATECFEHFHQPSRELSQLYSLLAINGYLFVMTDLYDDSIDFRTWYYKCDPTHVSFYKRRSIQYICQQYGFRLLELRDERIILLQRTGG, encoded by the coding sequence ATGACAACCGCTCCCACCTTTCTCTGCCCTCTTTGCCATGATGACGCGTCCAAAAGCCTTGTGTACCAAACGCGCAAAAAGCGACGCTATTGGCAGTGTTCGTCATGTGAACTGATTTTTGTTGATCCGTCGTCACTTCCGACACTTGATGTTGAAAGATCGGTCTATCAGCACCACGAAAATTCTCCTAGCCATGCGGGCTATGTTGCTTTTTTGCAACGCATTATCGCACCGGCGCTTGCGTATCTGCATGCCGACATGCGCGGTCTTGATTTTGGCTGTGGGCCGGGGCCGACACTCAGTATTTTGCTGGAAAGGGAAGGGATTGCTTGCGCGAACTATGACCCGCTCTTTTTTCCTGATAAACCAAACGGTGTTTATGATTTCATTTTTGCGACGGAGTGTTTTGAGCATTTTCACCAGCCGTCTCGTGAACTGTCACAGCTATATTCACTTCTTGCCATAAATGGTTACCTCTTTGTGATGACTGATCTCTATGACGATTCTATCGACTTTCGCACTTGGTATTATAAGTGCGATCCAACACACGTTTCATTTTACAAACGTCGTTCAATTCAGTACATTTGCCAACAGTATGGCTTTCGACTTCTCGAATTGCGCGATGAGCGCATTATACTTTTGCAGCGAACGGGAGGGTAA
- a CDS encoding NAD(+)--dinitrogen-reductase ADP-D-ribosyltransferase translates to MIDTTPETSWEPRYNPLNMIYLPSSLFASTQYQANPVPIRISGVYEYHADFFRALREVPDLESAGLLFMQFMEELFTLKVKVRGKLVAGYIRLLRGWLFDANSKEGAVLKGWAESRFGMVPMFHRRPIRSIHCESYHDYLIERMSPRLNRNQMYYQLDLLYTFTQEMLARFFPELAPKIPLYRGVNDLNEHAVLEKPSPKQAIIAYNSLVSFSADRDIAGQFGDMILNVEIPTTKIFFCSGLLPRQTFAGEKEFLVIGGNYLTDIAWF, encoded by the coding sequence ATGATCGATACCACACCGGAAACTTCCTGGGAGCCGCGATACAATCCCCTGAACATGATCTACCTCCCGTCGTCACTGTTTGCCAGTACACAGTATCAGGCAAATCCCGTGCCGATTCGCATTAGTGGTGTGTACGAATACCATGCAGATTTCTTTCGAGCCCTTAGAGAGGTTCCCGACCTTGAGTCAGCAGGCCTACTTTTTATGCAGTTTATGGAGGAGTTATTTACCCTCAAGGTAAAAGTGAGGGGAAAATTGGTAGCGGGCTATATTCGCCTGCTGCGTGGTTGGCTTTTTGATGCGAACAGTAAAGAAGGAGCGGTACTAAAAGGGTGGGCGGAAAGCCGCTTCGGAATGGTGCCGATGTTTCACCGCAGACCGATCCGCTCGATTCACTGTGAAAGCTACCACGACTATCTGATTGAACGGATGAGTCCGCGACTGAATCGCAACCAGATGTACTATCAACTCGATTTGCTTTATACGTTTACGCAGGAAATGCTGGCGCGATTTTTTCCCGAACTGGCGCCAAAAATACCGCTGTATCGAGGGGTAAACGACCTAAACGAACATGCCGTACTGGAAAAACCCTCGCCCAAGCAAGCGATTATTGCCTACAACAGCCTCGTATCGTTTAGCGCAGATCGCGACATTGCCGGGCAATTTGGTGACATGATTCTGAATGTTGAGATTCCAACAACGAAAATATTTTTTTGCTCTGGCCTCCTCCCGCGCCAGACGTTTGCTGGCGAGAAGGAGTTCCTGGTTATCGGTGGGAATTACCTGACCGATATCGCTTGGTTTTAG
- a CDS encoding DUF1847 domain-containing protein gives MEHDHAQSTPSCANCGATWQHKGGTNCWSSAPGALPRPNNCPSTHYGEVVENAIGEYLGDSEDARIALVAGQVEGLCYQPLPGTDAVNARWTRVEDTIAFAKLMNYKRIGIATCIGMLEESRRLTQILEAQGFQPMSVCCKAGSFDKLEAGLKESDKVRPGTFEPVCNPIAQAKICNAEKTDMNIIVGLCVGHDMLFSKHSEAPVTTLVVKDRVTGHNPIAVLYGQNFYYKRLQKFPLKVELPE, from the coding sequence ATGGAACACGATCACGCACAAAGCACTCCATCGTGCGCCAACTGTGGCGCCACATGGCAACACAAAGGGGGGACGAATTGCTGGAGCAGCGCTCCAGGCGCACTACCGCGTCCGAATAACTGCCCTTCGACTCACTATGGTGAGGTTGTGGAAAACGCTATTGGTGAGTATCTCGGCGATAGCGAAGATGCGCGGATTGCGCTGGTGGCGGGTCAGGTTGAGGGGTTGTGCTATCAGCCTTTGCCCGGAACAGATGCTGTCAATGCGCGGTGGACGCGGGTGGAAGATACCATCGCGTTTGCCAAGTTGATGAACTATAAACGGATTGGCATTGCTACTTGCATCGGCATGTTGGAAGAGAGCCGTCGACTCACACAAATATTGGAAGCGCAAGGGTTTCAGCCGATGAGTGTCTGCTGCAAGGCAGGAAGCTTCGACAAGCTCGAAGCGGGATTAAAGGAGAGTGATAAGGTTCGTCCAGGGACGTTTGAGCCGGTGTGTAATCCAATTGCACAAGCGAAGATTTGCAATGCCGAAAAAACTGACATGAACATTATTGTCGGTCTTTGTGTGGGGCATGATATGCTATTTAGTAAACATTCGGAAGCGCCGGTGACGACACTGGTGGTTAAGGATCGTGTCACGGGACATAACCCGATTGCGGTGCTCTACGGGCAGAACTTCTACTACAAGCGGCTGCAGAAGTTCCCCCTGAAGGTGGAGTTGCCAGAGTAG
- a CDS encoding DUF1850 domain-containing protein produces MATFFLMFMASGAQAHSSEWCLSLQHGRSGHVYHTQAVTTGDTFELRWVHSVELTPWIEAYRVEADGTLTLYHTRFQSYGAGAPEGSTAVRAADGWFFIDDVNRPLPGLRWIHSHAAHHEIWQNGTRSVSAPELPHHEPILLTVTRSSL; encoded by the coding sequence TTCTGGTGCTCAGGCCCACTCTTCGGAGTGGTGCCTGAGCCTTCAACACGGGCGCAGTGGTCACGTGTACCATACGCAAGCGGTCACAACGGGTGATACGTTTGAACTGCGCTGGGTACATTCGGTCGAACTGACACCCTGGATTGAGGCGTACCGCGTTGAGGCAGATGGCACGCTGACCCTGTACCACACCCGTTTTCAGTCGTATGGCGCGGGCGCGCCGGAAGGGTCTACCGCGGTGCGTGCGGCTGACGGCTGGTTTTTCATTGATGATGTGAATCGTCCGTTGCCGGGATTGCGCTGGATTCACTCGCATGCGGCACATCACGAAATATGGCAAAATGGCACACGGAGTGTCAGTGCTCCTGAGCTACCGCACCATGAACCGATTTTACTTACTGTCACGAGGTCGTCATTATGA
- a CDS encoding sigma-54-dependent transcriptional regulator codes for MKKILIIDDEASIGAALTFALEDNYDIISCTDPAQGLAIAEKETFHLCLLDLKIGNVDGIDVLRQLKTLQPAIEVIMITAYGTIESSVRALQNGAFSYVTKPINIDELLVSIERALDYKRLNSQVEYLARELEQKYRYRDLVGNSRAMEPVYRLIDRVKDVDSAVLITGESGTGKELVARAIHFSGKRNTGPLEVVNCAAIPEHLLESELFGYEKGAFTGAVGAKPGKFEVAHGGTIFLDEIGDMPLALQAKLLRVLQTKKVSRLGSNKTLDLDFRVISATNHDLSQAISAKSFREDLFFRINVIQIDLPPLRARAEDIPLLAHHFLKKYNDELGFALRLSSEALQRLSHYHFPGNIRELANIIESSMVMAGGAEIGVGDLPGYVRHVDVPANVPQTQSEASLQPFVGLTLKELEKRFIETTLASMGGHRKKTAEVLGISERNLRYQLNSAPEPEEA; via the coding sequence ATGAAAAAAATCCTGATCATTGACGATGAAGCGTCTATCGGAGCCGCGCTAACGTTCGCTCTGGAAGATAATTACGATATTATCTCCTGCACCGATCCGGCGCAGGGGCTTGCCATTGCCGAAAAGGAGACGTTCCACCTCTGTTTGCTCGACCTGAAAATCGGCAATGTTGATGGCATCGATGTGTTGCGGCAACTCAAAACGCTTCAGCCTGCTATTGAAGTGATTATGATCACGGCTTATGGCACCATTGAGTCGTCGGTGCGTGCTCTGCAAAATGGGGCTTTTTCGTATGTAACCAAGCCGATCAATATCGACGAATTGCTGGTCAGCATCGAGCGCGCGTTGGATTATAAGCGACTCAACTCGCAAGTCGAATACCTGGCGCGCGAGCTGGAGCAGAAATATCGCTACCGCGACCTTGTCGGCAACAGCCGCGCGATGGAACCGGTGTATCGACTGATTGACCGTGTCAAAGATGTTGATTCTGCTGTCCTGATTACGGGCGAAAGTGGCACCGGCAAGGAGCTGGTGGCGCGAGCTATCCACTTTTCCGGCAAGCGGAACACCGGGCCGCTGGAAGTGGTCAACTGCGCCGCGATTCCCGAACATCTGCTGGAGAGCGAACTCTTCGGCTATGAAAAAGGGGCGTTTACCGGTGCGGTCGGTGCCAAACCGGGAAAGTTTGAGGTGGCACACGGCGGCACCATCTTTCTGGATGAAATCGGCGATATGCCACTGGCGCTGCAGGCTAAACTCCTCCGCGTGCTTCAAACCAAAAAAGTATCGCGCCTTGGCTCCAATAAAACGCTTGATCTTGATTTTCGCGTTATTTCAGCCACCAATCACGACTTGTCACAGGCGATCAGCGCAAAATCCTTTCGTGAAGACCTCTTTTTTCGCATCAACGTGATTCAAATCGACCTACCACCGCTCCGTGCTCGGGCGGAAGATATTCCGCTGCTTGCCCACCATTTTCTGAAAAAATACAATGACGAACTCGGTTTTGCGCTCCGCCTGAGTAGCGAAGCGCTGCAACGGCTGAGTCATTACCATTTTCCCGGAAATATTCGCGAGCTGGCAAACATCATTGAATCCTCCATGGTTATGGCAGGTGGTGCTGAAATTGGCGTTGGCGATCTCCCGGGCTATGTGCGCCATGTGGACGTGCCTGCAAACGTGCCTCAGACGCAGAGTGAAGCCAGCTTGCAGCCCTTTGTCGGCCTGACGCTCAAGGAACTGGAAAAGCGATTCATTGAAACTACCTTGGCTAGCATGGGTGGCCACCGCAAAAAAACTGCCGAAGTGCTGGGTATCAGCGAGCGCAACCTGCGCTATCAGCTCAACAGTGCGCCGGAGCCGGAAGAAGCATGA
- a CDS encoding TRAP transporter permease, whose translation MSTTNEPTLDPNAQAVLEKYDKESCFRTVQNKGIKWFISALAISLSLYHLYTSYFGMPVTLVHRSLHVAVVLALIFLLYPASKKMSRSRVHWSDILLTLGAFSTTIYMMVEHTAIYSRGGIPSQMDLVFGVILVVLVIEAARRITGWALPLMSVIFLVYGLYGRELSGIFRHRGYHWEDIVNYMYVTTEGIFGTAIGVSATYIFLFILFGSFLAKSGMGQLFNDLAMAIAGQTKGGPAKVSVIASGFLGSINGAAVANVVTTGSFTIPLMKKIGYTREFAGAVEASASVGGQILPPVMGAAAFIMAEVLGMPYRDIAIAALLPALLFYLGIIVQIHLRATKDGLKGISRENLPRVRQVMKERGHLLVPLLFLMYMLFFSGKTIIYSAFLTIIVTVAVAMLHPTTRLTLRDFLEALEDGARTAVPVAIACAAVGIIVGVATLTGFGLKLANGIVLLGGQSLFLTLVFTMVACIVLGMGLPSIPTYIITATIAAPALVELGIQPLVAHLFVFYFGIFANITPPVALASFAAAGISGGDQMKTGMMSMKLSIAGFIVPYIFVYNNALLLINTTFLEGTIVTLTSIVGVTMLGVAAEGHLFTRIHWLLRILLGSGALLFMNPNMVQDIVGFGIAILAVALQWMKAKRENIPIEI comes from the coding sequence ATGAGTACTACCAATGAGCCTACGCTCGACCCGAATGCCCAAGCGGTTCTGGAAAAATATGACAAGGAATCGTGCTTCCGCACGGTACAGAATAAAGGCATCAAATGGTTTATTTCGGCGCTGGCGATTTCCCTTTCGCTTTACCACCTTTACACCTCTTATTTCGGTATGCCGGTGACGCTGGTGCACCGTTCGCTGCATGTGGCGGTGGTGCTGGCACTGATTTTTCTTTTGTATCCAGCGTCTAAAAAAATGAGTCGTAGCCGGGTGCACTGGTCGGATATTCTCCTGACTCTTGGTGCTTTCAGCACGACGATATACATGATGGTGGAGCACACGGCGATTTATAGCCGTGGTGGTATCCCTAGTCAGATGGATCTGGTATTTGGCGTCATTCTTGTGGTGCTTGTCATCGAAGCGGCTCGCCGGATTACGGGCTGGGCGCTGCCGCTGATGTCAGTTATTTTTCTCGTGTACGGGTTGTATGGCCGCGAGCTTTCGGGAATTTTCCGCCACCGTGGTTATCACTGGGAAGACATTGTCAACTACATGTATGTAACGACGGAAGGGATTTTTGGCACGGCGATTGGCGTTTCGGCGACCTACATCTTTTTGTTCATTCTCTTTGGCTCTTTTCTGGCAAAGTCGGGTATGGGGCAGCTTTTTAATGACTTGGCCATGGCGATTGCCGGACAGACCAAAGGTGGCCCTGCTAAGGTGTCGGTGATTGCCAGCGGTTTTCTGGGAAGTATCAACGGTGCCGCAGTGGCCAACGTGGTGACGACGGGCTCGTTCACCATTCCGCTTATGAAAAAAATTGGCTATACGCGCGAATTTGCCGGAGCGGTGGAAGCCTCCGCCAGCGTTGGCGGGCAGATACTACCACCAGTTATGGGGGCGGCAGCCTTTATCATGGCCGAAGTGCTGGGAATGCCGTACCGCGACATTGCGATTGCGGCGCTTCTGCCAGCGTTGCTCTTTTATCTGGGGATCATCGTCCAAATTCATCTGCGCGCGACCAAAGATGGCTTAAAAGGCATCTCGCGTGAAAATCTACCCCGCGTACGTCAGGTAATGAAAGAGCGCGGTCACTTACTGGTTCCGCTCCTCTTTTTGATGTACATGCTCTTTTTCAGCGGAAAAACTATTATCTACTCCGCGTTTCTGACGATCATCGTTACGGTTGCGGTGGCGATGCTCCACCCCACCACCCGCCTGACGCTGCGGGATTTTCTGGAAGCGCTAGAAGATGGTGCGCGGACGGCGGTTCCGGTGGCAATCGCCTGTGCCGCGGTTGGGATCATTGTCGGGGTTGCCACGCTGACAGGATTCGGTCTGAAGCTTGCGAATGGCATTGTGTTGCTGGGAGGTCAGTCGCTCTTTCTGACGCTCGTCTTCACGATGGTAGCTTGTATTGTCCTTGGCATGGGATTACCGAGTATTCCTACTTACATTATTACCGCGACGATTGCCGCTCCGGCGCTGGTCGAACTTGGTATCCAGCCGCTTGTGGCGCACCTGTTTGTCTTCTATTTTGGTATTTTCGCCAACATTACGCCGCCGGTGGCGCTCGCCTCGTTTGCTGCCGCTGGGATATCGGGTGGCGACCAGATGAAAACCGGCATGATGTCTATGAAGCTTTCGATTGCCGGCTTTATCGTCCCGTACATTTTCGTGTACAATAACGCGCTCTTGCTGATTAACACGACGTTTCTGGAAGGGACGATTGTCACCCTGACGTCAATCGTCGGCGTAACCATGCTGGGCGTAGCGGCCGAAGGGCATCTGTTCACCCGCATTCATTGGCTGCTCAGAATTCTGCTCGGCAGCGGAGCGCTCCTTTTTATGAACCCGAACATGGTGCAGGATATTGTTGGATTCGGGATTGCGATTCTGGCGGTCGCGCTCCAGTGGATGAAAGCGAAGCGGGAAAATATCCCCATCGAAATATAA
- a CDS encoding 3-deoxy-7-phosphoheptulonate synthase class II, whose translation MSNNSSIDHALQRCNRKPAYATTEKPNTERAMNQTTWNPTTWEQFPAKQQPQYSDPAAYHTVLQHLATLPPLVFPGEIDRLLVQLAQAGRGERFVLQGGDCAEQFSACRHESIAGQLKILLQVSLILTYGARRPVVRLGRIAGQYAKPRSSDTEKIGDLTLPSYRGDIINDPTPELLARTPNPKRMLQAYYLAATTLNCARGMISAGFADLHNAAAWNLSEIENSSRWPEYRAILERLSDALAFMGSCGVRSDTLGSVDFFTSHEGLLLGFESALTRKDPQSGLYYNMGAHMIWIGERTRQLDGAHVEYCRGIANPIGVKLGPKVDPQEVLELLAKLNPQKVAGKVTLITRMGRDQVEAALPGMVNRVQCSGHPVVWSCDPMHGNTRVTAGSHKTRDFGDILGELEACFRIHREAGSSLGGVHFEMTGDNVTECTGGAAQVTDEDLGRNYLTACDPRLNASQSLEMAFLLSQLLRD comes from the coding sequence ATGAGTAATAACTCAAGTATAGACCATGCCTTGCAGCGCTGCAACCGTAAGCCGGCATACGCCACTACAGAAAAACCAAACACCGAGAGAGCCATGAATCAAACAACTTGGAACCCGACGACCTGGGAACAGTTTCCCGCCAAACAGCAGCCGCAGTATTCCGACCCAGCCGCCTACCATACCGTGCTGCAACACCTTGCCACATTACCGCCGCTTGTCTTCCCCGGCGAAATCGACCGCCTACTGGTACAGCTTGCCCAAGCGGGGCGTGGCGAAAGGTTTGTTTTGCAAGGGGGCGATTGCGCCGAGCAATTTTCCGCCTGTCGCCACGAAAGCATTGCCGGACAGCTCAAGATTCTCCTACAAGTGAGTCTCATTCTGACCTACGGCGCGCGGCGTCCCGTGGTACGACTTGGCCGCATTGCCGGACAATATGCCAAACCACGCTCCAGCGACACCGAAAAAATCGGCGATCTCACATTGCCGAGCTATCGGGGCGATATCATCAACGATCCTACCCCTGAACTACTGGCGCGCACCCCCAACCCGAAACGGATGCTTCAAGCCTACTACCTTGCAGCCACAACGCTGAACTGCGCCCGCGGTATGATCAGCGCCGGATTTGCCGATTTACATAACGCAGCGGCATGGAATCTTTCAGAAATCGAAAATAGTAGCCGTTGGCCGGAGTATCGCGCGATTCTAGAAAGACTGAGCGACGCCCTCGCCTTCATGGGGTCATGCGGCGTCCGCTCCGATACACTGGGGAGCGTGGACTTTTTTACCTCACACGAAGGGTTACTTTTGGGCTTTGAAAGCGCACTGACGAGAAAAGACCCGCAAAGCGGGCTCTACTATAATATGGGCGCCCACATGATCTGGATCGGCGAGCGGACGCGCCAACTCGACGGTGCCCACGTCGAATACTGCCGTGGTATCGCGAATCCGATCGGGGTAAAGCTGGGACCGAAAGTTGACCCGCAGGAAGTGCTAGAGCTCCTTGCCAAGCTGAATCCACAGAAAGTCGCTGGCAAAGTCACCCTGATTACCCGCATGGGGCGCGATCAGGTTGAAGCTGCCCTACCAGGAATGGTCAACAGAGTGCAGTGCAGCGGTCATCCTGTTGTGTGGAGCTGCGACCCGATGCACGGCAATACGCGCGTAACCGCAGGGAGCCATAAAACACGCGATTTCGGTGATATTCTGGGTGAGCTTGAAGCGTGCTTCCGCATTCATCGCGAAGCGGGCAGCAGCCTTGGCGGAGTGCACTTTGAAATGACGGGCGATAACGTCACCGAATGCACGGGCGGCGCCGCACAGGTAACGGACGAAGACCTCGGACGCAATTATCTGACTGCTTGCGATCCGCGCCTGAATGCCAGCCAAAGCTTGGAAATGGCGTTTTTACTTTCGCAACTTTTACGCGATTAA
- a CDS encoding ADP-ribosylglycohydrolase family protein, with product MNEVIAKRALGAALAYAAGDAFGATTEFMTPAEIKDRYGVRRKMIGEGWLRLRPGQVTDDTQMCIYLARSILRSKGFCPVGVADGFVEWMRSKPVDIGSTVRAGIRRYITEKKVLAEPSEWAGGNGSAMRILPLVVYCLKSWHLFPAMALGQGRITHHNRDADLIMLALGECLKVAIETGDKMAVLDVASAFIRRYPAYSFSRYKGECSGYIVDTFKCVMHYFFDETSLENIIIGTASQGGDADTTSAIAGMLAGAIYGVDAIPRQWQRTLDSDVQRTLTGHMYELLQLPCCWVEAQWEAQCNAEWFALEQAEGTLYDGL from the coding sequence ATGAATGAAGTAATCGCTAAAAGAGCGCTTGGTGCCGCTCTGGCATATGCTGCCGGTGACGCATTTGGTGCGACGACAGAGTTTATGACGCCTGCGGAAATCAAGGATCGCTACGGAGTACGTCGCAAAATGATTGGCGAAGGGTGGCTTCGTCTCCGTCCAGGGCAAGTAACAGATGATACTCAAATGTGCATATATCTGGCGAGGAGTATTTTGCGTTCCAAAGGATTTTGTCCCGTCGGTGTGGCGGATGGTTTTGTCGAGTGGATGCGATCAAAGCCTGTTGATATCGGAAGTACCGTGCGTGCAGGGATTCGGCGCTACATCACCGAAAAAAAGGTACTGGCGGAACCCAGTGAGTGGGCGGGGGGAAATGGCTCTGCCATGCGCATACTGCCGCTGGTTGTTTATTGCCTAAAATCATGGCATTTATTTCCAGCCATGGCGCTGGGGCAAGGGCGGATCACTCACCATAATCGCGATGCCGACTTGATTATGCTGGCGCTTGGCGAGTGCCTGAAGGTCGCTATCGAAACGGGCGATAAAATGGCGGTGCTTGATGTTGCCAGTGCGTTTATCCGCCGCTACCCAGCGTATTCATTTTCGCGCTACAAAGGGGAGTGTTCGGGCTATATTGTTGATACGTTTAAATGTGTTATGCACTATTTTTTTGACGAGACAAGCCTAGAAAATATCATCATTGGTACTGCCAGCCAAGGGGGCGACGCTGACACGACCAGCGCGATTGCGGGGATGTTGGCGGGTGCCATTTACGGGGTTGATGCCATTCCGCGTCAATGGCAGCGGACGCTGGACAGTGATGTTCAGCGTACACTTACCGGACATATGTACGAGCTGCTGCAATTGCCCTGCTGCTGGGTAGAGGCGCAGTGGGAAGCGCAGTGTAACGCAGAATGGTTCGCTCTGGAGCAGGCTGAAGGTACTTTATACGATGGTCTTTAA